One genomic segment of Hordeum vulgare subsp. vulgare chromosome 2H, MorexV3_pseudomolecules_assembly, whole genome shotgun sequence includes these proteins:
- the LOC123426568 gene encoding transport inhibitor response 1-like protein Os04g0395600, giving the protein MTYFPEEVVEHIFSFLPAQCDRNTVSLVCKVWYEIERLSRRTVFVGNCYAVRPERVVLRFPNVRALTVKGKPHFADFNLVPPDWGGYAGPWIEAAARGCVGLEELRMKRMVVSDESLELLAKSFPRFRALVLISCEGFSTDGLAAIASHCKLLRELDLQENEVDDRGPRWLSCFPDSCTSLVSLNFACIKGEVNAGSLERLVARSPSLRSLRLNRSVSVDTLSKILMRAPNLEDLGTGNLTDDFQAESYLRLTLALEKCKLLRSLSGFWDASPFCLPFIYHVCGQLTGLNLSYAPTLDSSDLTKMISHCAKLQRLWVLDCIGDKGLQVVASSCKDLQELRVFPSDFYIAGYSPVTEEGLVAISLGCPKLSSLLYFCHQMTNAALHTIAKNCPNFTRFRLCILEPGKPDAMTNQPLDEGFGAIVRECKGLRRLSISGLLTDKVFMYIGKFAKQLEMLSIAFAGDSDAGMMHVMEGCNNLRKLEIRDSPFGDAALLENVTKYETMRSLWMSSCNVTEKGCQILASKMPMLNVEVINEVDESNEMDENHGIPKVDKLYVYRTTAGARDDAPNFVKIL; this is encoded by the exons ATGACCTATTTTCCCGAGGAGGTGGTGGAGCACATATTCAGCTTCTTGCCCGCACAATGTGACCGGAACACGGTTTCACTTGTTTGCAAGGTATGGTATGAGATTGAAAGGCTGAGCCGGCGAACTGTCTTTGTGGGTAACTGCTACGCCGTGCGCCCCGAGCGTGTGGTGCTTCGGTTCCCTAATGTGCGGGCACTGACAGTGAAGGGGAAACCACATTTCGCTGATTTCAACCTTGTGCCGCCTGATTGGGGTGGGTATGCCGGACCATGGATCGAGGCAGCAGCCAGGGGCTGCGTGGGTCTTGAGGAGCTGCGGATGAAGCGGATGGTGGTGTCAGATGAGAGCCTGGAGCTGCTTGCCAAGTCATTCCCACGATTCAGGGCCCTAGTTCTTATCAGCTGCGAGGGGTTCAGCACTGATGGACTAGCAGCTATTGCAAGTCACTGCAA GCTCCTGAGGGAGTTAGATTTGCAGGAAAATGAGGTGGATGATCGAGGGCCAAGGTGGCTCTCCTGCTTCCCTGATTCCTGCACGTCCCTTGTCTCCTTGAATTTCGCCTGCATCAAAGGGGAGGTCAATGCTGGTTCATTAGAGAGACTTGTTGCTAGATCCCCAAGTCTTCGGAGTTTGAGGTTGAATCGCTCTGTGTCAGTAGATACACTCTCGAAGATATTAATGCGCGCCCCTAATTTAGAGGATCTAGGGACTGGGAACTTGACAGATGACTTCCAAGCTGAGTCGTATCTCAGGCTGACCCTTGCATTGGAGAAATGCAAACTGCTGAGGAGTTTGTCGGGCTTTTGGGATGCTTCCCCTTTCTGCCTTCCATTCATCTATCATGTATGTGGGCAACTAACAGGTTTAAACTTGAGCTATGCTCCGACACTCGATTCTTCTGATCTCACCAAAATGATCAGCCACTGTGCGAAACTCCAACGTCTTTGG GTACTGGATTGCATCGGGGATAAGGGCTTGCAAGTGGTGGCCTCCAGTTGCAAGGATCTACAAGAACTCAGGGTATTCCCGTCAGACTTCTATATCGCCGGGTATTCCCCAGTAACAGAGGAGGGACTTGTTGCAATATCCTTGGGCTGTCCAAAACTGAGCTCATTGCTATATTTTTGTCACCAAATGACCAACGCCGCACTGCATACTATAGCTAAGAACTGCCCTAATTTCACGCGATTCAGACTCTGTATTCTTGAGCCTGGGAAGCCTGATGCCATGACAAACCAACCATTAGATGAAGGTTTTGGTGCCATTGTTCGTGAATGCAAAGGGCTAAGACGATTGTCAATATCAGGTCTTCTCACCGACAAGGTTTTCATGTATATTGGTAAATTTGCAAAACAACTTGAGATGCTTTCAATTGCATTTGCTGGAGATAGTGATGCGGGAATGATGCATGTTATGGAAGGATGCAATAATCTGAGGAAGCTGGAGATTAGAGATAGCCCATTTGGTGATGCTGCACTCTTGGAGAATGTTACCAAGTATGAGACAATGCGATCCCTTTGGATGTCATCGTGCAACGTCACAGAAAAGGGGTGCCAAATTCTTGCATCAAAGATGCCAATGCTTAATGTGGAGGTTATAAATGAGGTAGATGAGAGCAATGAAATGGATGAGAACCATGGAATCCCCAAAGTTGACAAGTTATATGTTTACCGCACCACTGCTGGGGCAAGGGATGATGCACCAAATTTTGTTAAAATCCTATAG